A genomic stretch from Setaria viridis chromosome 1, Setaria_viridis_v4.0, whole genome shotgun sequence includes:
- the LOC117833521 gene encoding protein PHOTOPERIOD-INDEPENDENT EARLY FLOWERING 1 isoform X3, translating into MASKGPRSKLDHETRARRQKALEAPREPRRPKVHWDHVLAEMVWLAKEFDSERKWKLSMAKKIAQRANKSIVDQATKGERKQKEEEHRMRKVALNISKDVKKFWIKIEKLVVYKHQLELEERKKKALDKQLDFLLGQTERYSTMLAENLVDMPYPQKLENGTLQTNQSSQTEEVAEENENAAIPDDPDNMEVDGDYESSLDEEPEDDEHTIDEDEAQITEAERNEELAALQAEADLPLDDILKMYTETKDSSNQANGCDHDTAHSSSDDGNSSEEEDDGHSYAEFVKKNHGKSNGNISSIDEQEDKDYVAADEGKDDEATLSEEEELAKKEVPDHLEEIKLLQKESEIPLEELLAMYQKDGYADHETTELENSPCIVEETNTDMSLDDQSAKILEVNSDTVVGHLSADVMKTEHNVTANSMQSEIVPEPCAQQNFVEENNLADVNTVNGDKSDDVIADAAAAARSAQPTGNTFLTTNVRTKFPFLLKHSLREYQHIGLDWLVAMYEQRLNGILADEMGLGKTIMTISLLAHLACEKGIWGPHLIVVPTSVMLNWETEFLKWCPAFKILTYFGSAKERKQKRQGWMKPNYFHVCITTYRLVIQDSKVFKRKKWKYLILDEAHLIKNWKSQRWQTLLNFNSKRRILLTGTPLQNDLMELWSLMHFLMPHVFQSHQEFKDWFCNPISGMVEGQDKVNKEVIDRLHNVLRPFILRRLKRDVEKQLPKKHEHVIYCRLSRRQRNLYEDFIASSETQTTLASGNYFGMISIIMQLRKVCNHPDLFEGRPIISSFDMAGINMHLSYSVCMLLDKNPFSHVDLSDMNLVFTQNEFGMSSWEADEVVAAFPPSITSRDSQLDISCSKKDHQGSNVTNIFEDIQKALQDERIKESKERAASIAWWNRLRCEKRPVYGTNMREVLTVKHPVSDILEKRNNPLCHMDYSSSLADLVLPSVERFQKLLDIVESFTFAIPAARAPPPVCWCSKGKSPVFIDPAYREKCTNEFSPILSPIRSAIVRRQVYFPDRRLIQFDCGKLQELAILLRRLKSEGHRALIFTQMTKMLDVLEEFINLYGYTYLRLDGSTPPEERQTLMQRFNTNPKFFLFILSTRSGGVGINLVGADTVIFYDSDWNPAMDQQAQDRCHRIGQTREVHIYRLISESTIEENILKKANQKRALDDLVIQRGSYNTEFFKKLDPMEFFSGHTSLRVEDQQKDCSMTAGSSNDADVGLSNADVEAAIRQAEDEADYMALKKLEQEEAVDNQEFSEEAAGRPEDDDLVNEEDARHDEHIIEEHRYNSSDMEKEKNAALSNQLNEEKALTLAVGDEDTDMLADVKQMAAAAAAAGQASSSFENQLRPIDRYAMRFMELWDPVIDKAAINRQVNVEEEEWELDRIEKLKEDLEAEIDEDQEPLSYESWDVDFATTAYRQHVEALTQKQLLEEQEKQAREAAKELEEKNDNMSAHRRKSKKNKKKTGKFKSLKRGRLSSESEVILEETSVDTMSIDDNAPSPELISDESPRHYSNKRKKIMSATEEENSNRSLKKFKKATKSSSASEALSPRHLREEFNDSDPKSAARTKSDGRISIPCMSVKRVIVIKPERLKKKGIWSRDCASDSWTSEEDAVLCGTVHEYGPLWELASDFLHSLPGGAFYRGKYRHPVHCCERYRELFCKHAMSATDNSNSEKVPSGTGKAILRVSEDQAQMLVNVTSELPNNELLLQKHFMAVLSSVWRSKCRRDPRRVISTYSSALRMLSPVKNPAGSSANWSMVNFRPSFNLVRTALADAQAQSTQIVIPPPMRNQEYCRNHLELELDFLTDQHHYEEDFPSIVNVSILEPEPIKQAVEPVEQSLLSGLSCRQAETRLRMASEACYEGEGSHWASSAFHINDATRHKSGPKSIGKHKAASECGRPPKSKIQKITESHQEGPSTSSNFLRMPGQLFPGAADFHISESLSDFGISDSEFNYSEDLWQEVDYNEFLLDQDDSGLLPGIEELEPLSDFTDIG; encoded by the exons ATGGCATCAAAAGGTCCTCGGTCAAAACTAGACCATGAGACAAGAGCTAGGCGTCAGAAG GCTCTTGAAGCCCCAAGGGAGCCTCGACGGCCAAAAGTTCACTGGGACCATGTCCTTGCTGAGATGGTGTGGCTGGCAAAG GAGTTTGATTCTGAGAGAAAATGGAAGTTGTCCATGGCAAAAAAGATTGCTCAAAGAGCCAACAAGAGCATAGTTGACCAAGCAACAAAGGGCGAGCGAAAACAGAAG GAGGAGGAACATAGAATGAGAAAAGTCGCACTTAATATTTCCAAGGATGTGAAGAAGTTCTGGATCAAAATAGAAAAGCTG GTTGTCTATAAGCATCAACTGGAGcttgaggagaggaagaaaaaggCCCTTGATAAACAACTTGATTTCCTTTTAGGTCAGACTGAGAG GTATTCGACAATGTTGGCGGAAAACCTTGTGGACATGCCGTATCCCCAGAAACTAGAAAATGGAACTTTGCAGACAAATCAATCATCACAGACTGAGGAGGTTGCAGAAGAGAACGAAAATGCAGCAATACCTGATGATCCTG ATAACATGGAAGTGGACGGTGATTATGAGAGCTCCTTGGATGAAGAGCCT GAAGATGATGAGCACACAATTGATGAGGATGAAGCTCAGATCACTGAAGCTGAGCGCAACGAAGAATTAGCTGCTTTACAGGCAGAAGCTGACCTACCACTGGATGATATTCTCAAAATGTATACAGAAACCAAAG ATTCTTCGAACCAGGCCAATGGCTGCGATCATGATACTGCTCACTCTTCAAGTGACGATGGCAATTCTTCTGAGGAAGAAGACGATGGCCATTCTTATGCTGAATTTGTTAAGAAGAATCAT GGAAAAAGTAATGGCAACATCTCTTCTATAGATGAGCAG GAAGACAAAGATTATGTTGCTGCTGATGAAGGAAAG GATGATGAAGCAACTTTGTCTGAAGAGGAAGAGTTAGCAAAGAAAGAAGTTCCTGATCATCTGGAAGAG ATTAAGTTATTGCAAAAGGAGAGCGAGATACCACTAGAAGAACTTCTTGCGATGTACCAGAAG gaTGGCTATGCAGATCATGAAACAACGGAGTTGGAGAATTCACCCTGTATTGTTGAAGAGACTAATACTGACATGTCGTTGGATGATCAATCTGCAAAGATTCTTGAAGTGAACAGTGATACAGTTGTGGGTCACCTATCTGCGGATGTGATGAAAACTGAGCATAATGTGACTGCTAATTCTATGCAATCAGAAATAGTACCAGAGCCTTGCGCACAACAGAATTTTGTGGAAGAGAATAATCTCGCTGATGTTAACACGGTCAATGGAGATAAAAGTGACGATGTAATTGCtgatgctgcagctgctgccagATCAGCACAACCAACTGGTAACACCTTCTTGACAACAAATGTGCGCACGAAATTCCCATTCCTTCTTAAGCATTCGCTTCGCGAATACCAGCATATAGGGTTGGATTGGTTGGTTGCAATGTATGAGCAGAGGCTTAATGGAATTCTAGCAGATGAAATGGGTCTAGGCAAGACAATCATGACTAtctccttgcttgcacatcttGCATGTGAGAAGGGGATATGGGGTCCTCATCTTATCGTTGTGCCAACTAGTGTTATGCTAAACTGGGAGACTGAATTTCTCAAGTGGTGTCCTGCTTTTAAAATATTGACTTACTTTGGAAGTGCAAAGGAGAGAAAGCAAAAGCGTCAGGGCTGGATGAAACCAAATTACTTCCATGTTTGCATCACAACATACAGGCTTGTCATCCAGGACTCTAAAGTGTTTAAGCGAAAAAAGTGGAAGTATCTTATTCTTGATGAGGCTCATCTGATAAAGAACTGGAAATCACAGCGATGGCAGACTTTACTTAATTTTAATTCAAAACGACGCATTCTTTTGACTGGAACTCCGCTGCAAAATGACCTCATGGAACTTTGGTCCCTGATGCACTTTCTGATGCCTCATGTATTTCAGTCTCACCAGGAGTTCAAGGATTGGTTCTGCAATCCAATTTCAGGAATGGTGGAGGGCCAAGATAAAGTAAATAAAGAAGTCATAGATCGATTGCACAATGTCCTTCGTCCATTTATACTGCGGCGGCTGAAAAGAGATGTCGAGAAACAGTTACCAAAGAAGCACGAGCATGTCATATATTGCCGACTTTCTAGAAGACAAAGGAATTTGTATGAAGATTTTATTGCTAGCTCAGAGACACAAACAACACTAGCAAGTGGGAATTATTTTGGCATGATAAGTATCATTATGCAACTTAGAAAGGTCTGTAACCACCCAGATCTTTTTGAAGGTCGCCCAATAATAAGCTCATTTGACATGGCTGGGATTAACATGCATCTCAGCTATTCAGTATGCATGCTCCTTGATAAGAATCCGTTTTCTCATGTGGACCTATCTGATATGAATCTTGTGTTTACTCAAAATGAATTTGGCATGAGTTCCTGGGAAGCTGACGAGGTGGTTGCTGCTTTTCCTCCAAGTATCACCTCCCGGGACTCTCAGCTGGATATATCCTGCTCGAAAAAGGATCATCAGGGGAGTAATGTAACAAATATTTTTGAAGATATTCAGAAAGCCCTACAGGATGAGAGAATAAAGGAATCCAAAGAAAGGGCAGCTTCCATTGCATGGTGGAATAGGTTACGATGTGAAAAGAGGCCTGTCTATGGCACAAATATGAGAGAGGTTTTGACTGTAAAGCATCCTGTATCTGATATTCTTGAGAAGAGGAACAACCCTTTGTGCCACATGGATTATTCATCGAGCCTAGCAGACCTTGTTCTTCCATCAGTGGAACGGTTTCAGAAACTGCTTGATATTGTGGAATCATTTACATTTGCAATTCCTGCTGCTCGAGCTCCTCCCCCTGTTTGCTGGTGCAGCAAAGGGAAGTCTCCTGTTTTTATTGATCCGGCATATAGAGAAAAATGCACGAATGAGTTTTCCCCCATTCTGTCTCCTATAAGGTCTGCTATTGTTCGCCGCCAAGTTTACTTTCCTGATAGGCGTTTGATCCAGTTTGATTGTGGCAAGTTGCAGGAACTTGCCATTCTGCTGAGGCGTTTGAAGTCAGAAGGGCACAGAGCCTTGATATTTACTCAGATGACTAAGATGCTTGATGTCTTGGAAGAGTTCATAAATTTATATGGGTATACATATTTACGTTTAGATGGTTCTACACCGCCAGAAGAGAGGCAGACCCTCATGCAGAGGTTCAATACAAATCCAaagtttttccttttcattttgtcTACTCGTAGTGGTGGTGTGGGAATCAACCTAGTAGGTGCGGACACTGTCATATTCTATGACAGTGACTGGAACCCTGCAATGGACCAACAGGCACAGGACAGATGTCACAGGATTGGTCAGACTCGTGAAGTTCACATATATAGACTCATTAGTGAAAGCACTATAGAGGAGAACATTCTGAAGAAAGCGAATCAGAAACGAGCTCTTGATGATCTAGTGATACAGCGAGGTAGCTACAATACAGAGTTTTTCAAGAAGCTCGATCCTATGGAGTTCTTTTCTGGGCACACGTCTCTTCGTGTGGAAGACCAGCAGAAGGACTGCTCTATGACTGCCGGATCTTCAAATGATGCGGATGTGGGGTTGTCAAATGCAGATGTTGAAGCGGCTATTAGACAAGCAGAAGATGAAGCTGACTATATGGCTCTCAAGAAGCTAGAGCAGGAAGAAGCCGTGGACAATCAAGAGTTCAGCGAGGAGGCTGCTGGTAGACCAGAGGATGATGATTTGGTAAATGAGGAGGATGCAAGACACGATGAACACATTATCGAAGAACATAGATATAACTCTTCGGAtatggagaaggagaagaatgcTGCTTTGTCCAATCAATTAAATGAAGAAAAGGCTCTTACATTGGCTGTTGGTGATGAAGATACAGACATGCTTGCTGATGTGAAACAGATGGCTGCCGCCGCAGCTGCTGCAGGACAAGCAAGTTCGTCCTTCGAAAACCAGCTCCGGCCAATTGATAGATATGCAATGCGCTTTATGGAACTCTGGGATCCAGTAATTGACAAAGCTGCTATAAATCGTCAAGTAAATGTTGAAGAGGAAGAATGGGAGCTCGATCGCATTGAAAAACTCAAAGAGGATTTAGAAGCAGAAATTGATGAAGACCAGGAACCGCTTTCTTATGAAT CCTGGGATGTTGATTTTGCTACGACAGCCTATCGCCAACATGTTGAGGCTTTAACTCAAAAGCAG TTGTTGGAAGAACAGGAAAAACAGGCTCGGGAAGCTGCAAAAGAGTTGGAGGAGAAAAATGATAATATGAG CGCTCACCGTAGAAAgtcaaaaaagaacaaaaagaagaCCGGCAAGTTCAAGTCCCTGAAAAGAGGACGTTTGTCATCTGAATCAGAAGTCATACTGGAGGAAACTTCTGTAGATACAATGAGCATTGATGACAATGCACCCTCACCTGAACTCATAAGTGATGAATCACCTCGCCATTATTCTAACAAGCGTAAGAAGATTATGTCTGCTACTGAAGAAGAAAACAGTAACAGAAgtttgaagaagttcaagaaagCCACTAAATCAAGTAGTGCCTCAGAAGCCTTGTCACCTAGGCACTTGAGGGAAGAGTTTAATGATTCAGATCCAAAATCGGCAGCTAGAACTAAGAGTGATGGCAGAATTTCCATCCCTTGCATGTCAGTAAAACGTGTTATTGTAATAAAACCTGAGAGGCTGAAAAAGAAGGGAATATGGTCTCGTGATTGTGCTTCAGACTCATGGACATCTGAGGAGGATGCGGTTCTTTGCGGAACTGTGCATGAGTATGGTCCTCTTTGGGAACTGGCAAGTGATTTTCTTCATTCCTTACCAGGTGGTGCTTTTTATAGGGGAAAATATCGTCATCCAGTGCATTGCTGTGAGAGATACCGAGAACTATTCTGCAAACATGCAATGTCAGCAACAGATAATTCTAACAGTGAAAAGGTTCCTTCTGGGACTGGAAAGGCTATACTGAGAGTATCTGAG GATCAAGCTCAGATGTTGGTGAATGTGACCAGTGAACTTCCTAACAATGAGTTGCTTCTCCAGAAACACTTCATGGCTGTACTTTCATCTGTCTGGAGATCAAAATGCCGGCGTGATCCCCGGCGTGTTATAAGTACTTACTCTAGTGCACTACGCATGCTTTCTCCTGTGAAAAATCCTGCTGGATCAAGTGCGAACTGGTCCATGGTAAACTTTAGACCAAGCTTCAATCTAGTTAGGACAGCCCTTGCAGATGCTCAGGCTCAATCTACACAAATTGTGATTCCGCCACCGATGAGAAATCAAGAATACTGCCGGAATCATTTAGAATTAGAATTGGATTTCTTGACAGATCAGCATCATTATGAAGAGGACTTCCCATCTATAGTAAATGTGTCCATACTAGAACCAGAACCAATCAAACAGGCTGTGGAGCCAGTGGAACAATCACTATTGTCTGGACTTTCTTGTAGACAAGCTGAGACCAGACTCAG AATGGCATCAGAAGCTTGTTATGAAGGTGAAGGTTCTCATTGGGCATCATCAGCTTTCCACATAAATGATGCCACCCGGCATAAATCTGGGCCAAAGTCCATAGGAAAGCACAAAGCAGCATCAGAATGTGGAAGACCTCCCAAATCAAAAATCCAGAAGATTACTGAATCGCATCAGGAAGGGCCAAGTACCTCGAGTAATTTTCTTCGGATGCCTGGTCAACTTTTCCCAGGTGCAGCTGACTTCCACATTAGCGAGTCCCTATCTGACTTTGGTATCAGCGATTCTGAATTCAACTACTCCGAGGATCTCTGGCAAGAGGTTGACTACAACGAGTTCCTCCTGGACCAGGATGACTCTGGTCTCCTTCCTGGTATTGAGGAGTTAGAACCTCTTTCAGATTTCACAGATATTGGATGA